The nucleotide sequence GATCAATCCTTCAACACAGAGTGTTCCTTCAGTTAGACATTTACTGAGAAGCTTCAAAATCCAAGTTGCAAAAGGTTGCAACCTGCTTTTGCCAGTCAGGTCAATCAACAAACCACAACCATCAACTGGTTTATTAGCGGGTGGAAGATCTTCAACTCCAGAGAAGGTCTTGGAGAAACACTTAACCATCACCCTAGAGGATCCGTCTGATAGAGAAGCCACGTGTAAAATATCTATCAAtgtgaaaacaaaacaaaaacagttACTAACAGAAACACCAGTATCCTAAATTAGTCACTATAAATAAgggccccgtttggataaacagcttatatagatgcttatagcattagagcttataacattagagcttacatcataagttCTTATatttgataagctatttatgtttggatatgcacactaaaaagtacttacataaattgaagtatttggatgtgacattacataagcaattatcgaaattttaaatatttttaatttaacaaaaaaaatcaaagaatcgaaccacaattatcaagattttttttgataaaattaatcaagatgtaaaaaaaatattataatatattaattataattatatatatatatatatatatatatatatatatattctaatcAATcttcgtccttaaaaaaatatcaaagttacCTAATTGTGTgtcgtaacaaaaaaataaaaaaaatcttagttacatgtgttactttagtaagataaatatatagcaattttgttactcatgcacaccaaagataactaacattataattaaaatatatgtttttttctaaaaacaaaaaaataaaataaaatatatgttgtggatccagagagaatcgaaggaggttacataaattcataaactCCTTGTTAAGctggagggtaagctgaaaatttaggcttattaaaatatggcataagcaccttatgaaactatgataagctatttttaattatttaccCAAAACCTTTAAGAAGGCTTATGGCAGTAAATAAGCccgcataagctcaaaataagccaatccaaacggggccaaGGTCTATTtggataaaaacaaaattaattaagcgcttatagcaCAATTACTTATCATATAAATGCatgaataagttatttctacaagaaaagataaaataaaattgtatttgtataagttataagctgaaataatatgaaaacaatttatagacATGTggtaagttgttttgcataagttgggaataaaccctaaaatgcttaaaacAAGTTAGTTAAtctgatttgatttgatttgattggaaTGAGTAGTTAGTACGTAATACCTTGAATGAGGAACATGCAATCAACGAAGAAATGTCGATAAAAATCACGATCAGCGGATCGAAGTGAGGATAAAAGTGAACCGATAGTTTCAAAGAAGATACCATGACGAGAGCTAAAAAGAGGATCGGCGAGAAAAGGGAGCAAAGGAGCAATGACAGGTAAAACCCCAGTGGCTTTGCCGTGATAGAAGACACCGGGATTATTTTTGGCCGTGTAAGAGATGAGTCTGACTGCAGCACCGACTTCTTTCTCTAATCCGGCGGAAGAAGGGAGGAAGTAAGTGTGGAGAAGATTGAGGATGATGCGACGGAAGCGGATATTCAAAACTTCGTCATCGGAATAGTTGTTAGAAGTTGGAGAAGATGATGCTGTTATGCCTTCTCGAATTTGCTCTACTAAGTTAGCGAAGGTTGCCCTTGTCATCTTCTTCTCTGTGAACATTAACTGCTCGCTTTTCTTCTCATTTCATCTTCCCTCCCAAATGTACTCcttcaattcaatttcatttcttaTTTTACTAGTATTTTCCCTTGTGTGTCGTTGTTTTCTTATGACCATTTTTGACCCATTTTGACCAAGAGGCTGGACATGGGCCTTGGAACGAGATTGTCACTTGGGATTTTAACAAGACCTTactacatacatacatacatacatacattcgAAAGATTTTGTTTGGTATAGCTtccttgaatttttatttatttcatccaATAATGTTGTTTGAATTAGATtcgttccttcaaaaaaaattacgggtggttcctttatttatttatcaacacATATATTGCATCAATACaaagtaaataaaatcaatatataataATCATTCGGAAGAGTTTGAGTTTGATTCCTATATAGAACAGTTATTGGTTAAACTATACTTATCTTACGGTTAATCTTTGGATTATCAGAGTCTCTTTCCTTAAGAATCACTCAGAGGATTATTAACACACGTAAAAAAACGATGTATAATATActaaaaattaacaatataaaataacaaGAGTTGATTATAATTGGAacattcttgtaaaaaaaattgtgtttggaACATatgaaatacaaataaaaataatagtatatttttttggtagtgaaaataataatatattaaactaGTAAGaattgttaagaaaataaaaatcaacaaaaataaatgtacaataatttcttttgaggGGAAATGtacaataatttaaataaaaaagtgtttgtgtgtgatATAATAAGATAAGAACTTGTCAAAATAAGAATAAGATGATGCATTGCGCCTttcttttacaaataaaaaaagtctttaatgtACTTTTACTTTAAAGTGTTCCTATTGTCTTCTTAGATCTTCCAAGTTTAATTCATTACACAAGTAACTAGGGGATAAGTCTCATTATGTTTGTAAGTACTTGATAGAACACCATAAATAAGGCAGGACaatacaatataaaatttattatattgaaaaaaaaattcctatgCAAATTTTGGTCGACAAACAAGTAtgttggtattttagacaatttATATACAAGataaaagttgtgttgtggtttattgaacaataaattttttagtttttgtcaTTTCCCTGAGTTTGTTCTCTAATGTTTTACTACAATTTAACACAACTAGACCCTGACCTGTGTGATGCACGGGTTTGTTTCGATTTTCATATATAAGCATCAGGTTGACTATATTATTAGTTGTCGAcatgtttaaatatattatgtataaCATTTCAATAAAGACTACAATGAATAAAATGCACCGAAGTTggaactcgtcacaaaatctaAATAATGAGcaaaatttaaacaatgaaGGTTACTGTATAAAGTTAGTATGAGAAACATATCAAGAGATTCAACCATATAAGCCTATAAGGTCAcctacattttcatttttcaagacATATGTCGTAGGAAAAAGGGGAAAGAAATGGTTGAAAACCGCAAACCTTTGAGTTTAGATTGCAAAGAAGAAAGGAGAAAAAAGGGTTCAAAActgtttggaaaaaaaaaaaaattggttttttgaAAAGGGAGTTTAATATTGGATATCACGTGGTGGAAGCCAAATGTTATCTTAAAAATAGCAAGTGGCTTGGTGGTTAAAATGCTTTAAAGTAACCAACATGGCATGGGTTCAAATCTTTGGAGggatttttttcataaatatttttcagaatCATAAAAAAGGGTGGGATTAGGGTTAATTAGCATTTACCCTCACTTATGAGATGCTTGAATTTCTACCcactcccttaataattaaatatacattatactttaatttattttaacataaataaatatttttataatatatactaattttgaatcacgatttaaaaaacataattttttttatatatataatttaaatgtcaattataattaaatttaaatattttgatattaattttataatttggagTATAAAATTCACATTTAAATAAGCATTACTTATttgactttagtaattttttacatattttagttttattttgggttgtttcatattttataataggatttaaaactacatgttattgaaattgtgaataaaaaatagagaaaaatatgcattcaaattttgtttatattaaaatgaacttgtaatactatttttcttcaaaatgtgttagatttttttttgctagattattagaaataaaaaaaaattattgagggagtaaagcgtagattttaacacaagaggggaatgtaattcaagcttctctcaagggaggtgagtgaaatattttttaatatgttttgaataagaggggaggggagtgtatattttaacataaaaggggaggaaagtgtaattcaagcatctttgagggaagggagtgtaatttactctttatatatatatatattaagattaagatacaaTTCATGCCTTCTTTTTTTTAGTCGATCAAACGTACTCTATGAGGATACATTATaagttgacttttttttaagaaaataaagtgagGTCAATTTATGTGGCTATTAGACTGGTCAATCACATAGGGGAGTAATACAACACTGGTTTGTTCAATGGTGCACGGGTATCACTTGACAATTGCACTCATCGATGATCAATACGCTAAACCCTAACCACACATTTAAAGCAAAAATCTTGCCAACCCTACTCCACTCTGATGTATTGCATTGTGAAGCCTAGTGTCCATGTAGGCGTCGCGTGAAGGCAGTTGGCCTTATAGTGTGTTTGGGTTTATTGTTAGGAAAGTTGAAatttattgaattgatttttgtatGTTTGGTAGTTGTAgggtaaaataaattttgcatgtaaaattaattatatatattgaagctagaatttgaaacttttattctaaaattgattttaaaattcaaacaatTCAACTTTCTTTTACATATTTGTATTcataacataaatcatttcacataaactcatttttagtcaaaatcaattttacaaaatcgaTTCATTCGAAATTAAATTTTGTGATCGCAGAACCAAACATAGATAATCTTAGATGAGGTGTGAGGGTGATAATTTCATGGTCATCCAATAGAAAAAACTTCACATTGGGGCGCCCCAACTCAAATAAAGACCTCTACATAATCATAAATATGAAATGTAAAACTTCAGtgtaaataattttctttttctaaaatcaGTATCATAAAAATGACTTTTATGGTggagaaaaaattatataaaccaAAAAGATGACTTTTACTGTGAAAAAGTAAATCAATATTTGTAGAGatttgattcaaaaaaatatttgtagaGATGGCTTTTATTAGTAACAACGTATTTTGCTGTGAAGAAGgatatttaagaaaatattatgACCGTTTAAGTTACTTTTATAGTACATAATCTTTTAATAACCAGTGCAGTAATGATCGCAAATGTAGGGGCATTTTTATCCTTTTGTACAAATGTACAATAATGTTAGGTACAAAAAAAGGTGGTAGGCCTTTCATGATCTTCCAAGAGGCAGCGCAAGCTAGATTCAGGGGCATTCCATAACCATTTAACTATGGAGGAGAGCAAGAACAATGGGAGGAATGGGGAGAGGGTCATGATGACCCGAGACCACACAGGATTCAAAAGCATGTATGAGGAATTGTAAGTGttctaaaaattcaattttttttagtctaTCTGACAACCATGTGTCCATCCGGGATCAATAGATTTGGCCGAGAACGATCCTCTACACTAATCACACACCGATTACGCGATCAAACTGTTATATACGGTAGAAATCTAGAGAGTCGTGACTCGGTAAGGTGTAGGATAAGAGGTATCAACTAATACTCATTATTTAAACAAAACTGTGTGAGAATACCAATAGAAACTCTTTGATTTATCAGCTAAAAACTAACCTTGGTAGATATCAAGCTAATCTACAGAAATAACCAGAAGAAACTCTTTACATAAAGCCTACCCTGCTAAAATGTAACACTTCGGAGCACATAATGCCACGCAGCATGAGGCTACTAAGTACATGGTGGATTTCACCCTTCTACTcaatttgtgattgttgtcCAACTAGCTGGAAGACGGTCAGAAGTGGTAGGCAAAGCTCTAACATTAATGTCGAGAGGCATGAGACGGTACTGAATGTCGAGATCCCTGAAAATCTTCATCAACTCTTCAATAAGAAGAGACCTCCTGATATATCTTTCTCCCATGTCTTGGAAGTTCATTCTATGAGTTGGCCAGATCGCCACTTTAACCATGTTCAATTGTTCGTGATCCTTCAAGACTATAAAAGGTGAAGGATACCAGTGCTCCTTCTTGTTATCAATGAAACTGCATTGTAGTCAATAGCGATTTTAGGTCATGAGATATATATACCAACAAATATGCAAAGATAATAAAGGAGAGACAGCTTTCAGTTTCAATACATACTTATGTATTCTGTGTTTCATGAGTGAAATCTTTTCAGGTGGGGTAGCTACATGGATACAGAATTCAACAGAATCTCCCATGTCAGGACTACGGTAGAAATTATGTATGGCCTTAGTAGCAAGGACACTGTTAGGGATCGTTATCTTTTGATTATCGAATCTCAGAAATACGGTGGTCAAGATGTTCATCTCTTCTACAACCATCTGAAATCACAAGCAAAAATGAGGGGAGGGGGACAAAATTAGACCAGGTTTGCATTGCAAGAAGACAGAATCTATAAACTCCTAGAGAAATAAACATTACCTGGGTCGCATCAATTTCACATCTATCTCCCACATCAAATGGATgcattacaaataaaaatatgattgcTTCAAATACAGTCTTGCATGTGTTTCCGAATATAAATGCAACCAAGACAAGTTGTGAGCtcacaaaaagaagaaatttggTAGTAGCAATTTCCAATATCAAGAGCCAAATAACCAGTATGATAATGGCAACTAAGAAATTGAGCATTCGATGAAGTTTATTCACTGCGGttttggtgtcattcaatgtCAAAGCAAGTGCTCTCCTCTCCCTGAAGGCATTCACCTGGACAATAAAATGAACAATATTGCTGTAATTTGTAAATATTATAGAAGTAAACACATTATACTTGTATGTAACGtgtaaacaaaatcaaaagtaaCCAGGCACGAATACTCTCTCGATGCAAATTTTTGTCTTAAAAAGATTCGTCAAAGCATGTATGATTGAAAATGagcacaagaaaaagaaaaaagataaagccAAGTTTAATCAGATGCAACTAGTCTTAGGCAGGGTCAAACTGAGCTTAGGTAATACTCCTATACTACTATGGGTttatctaatatatatattacagCAGGTAAATGTTTACAACAAGTGAATAACGTCAGGAAACCATAATGAAAATGTGATGCACATCAAGGAAGTGCTATCAAATTTTACCTCTAAAAGATATTCCATCAGACAAACAATActaaagaagaaaaggaaacatATGAAATTACACGGTTTATGCATCATACGCGTTAATTCTTACCACCCAGTTCTTCAACGCAGATTTGCTGATTTTCCCAGAATCAGACGCTCCTTCAAATAGATTTATGGTTTTTATAGCCTCATCTTCTCGCATAAAACGCATTAAGTCCTCAGGATATATAAACCTGCAGTGCAgcaaaaaggaagaaaataaaatgacagAGAAAGGATTAATAAACAATGGACCACTTGTCATTTATTACATGTAATGCATATTAAATTAGACAGAAACCTTTTCTTTATTGGTCACACTAAAAACTCAATTGATTATGTCACataggagagagaaagagagtttGAATAACacatagtagtagtagtagtataaGTCAAAGACCATAAAACTTGCCTTAAGGTGATTTGGACATGTTTCAATAGAAactcaaaataagaaaaaacattattaaatgaaaaataaaccaaataGAAGGGGAAGACATCCTAATAATTTTTGATAATCTATACATAATAACAAGAGAAAGAAATAGGagttaataataatcataacaGAAGCTAATATCATAAGTAAAAAGCTTACAAATGCATAAAAGTATACAGTCTTAAGTGTCAGGTATGGAAACAAGCAAGCTGATATGTCATATAAATCACGATTGGTGAGTAAAACTAGATTAATGGATAACCTGCAGCCGCGCCTAGCAACATTCTGAAAGATTTTCTTAGCAGCTGCTTTAGCCTCATTTTCACTTCTGATTTGTGTGGCATGCTCATCATCAGCAGAAGAATCAAGTATCTGCTCATCCAATGTAGTAAGTGCCCCGTGCCGAACCATATTCATTAACCTCTTCATATTCCAAGCGGACACGTTATTTGGATTCAGCTTGTGCAGGTGATCAATAGTTATCCCACCACCACCATTCCCAATCCCATTATCATCAGATTTCTTGGAAAGCGGCATTGAAAACTTGCCACTTTTAACCACAGGGCTTTTCTGAAGCATTCCACTCCTCAACCTTCCACTCTTGATGTTAGGAAAGGCACTAGCTCTTAGATCAGCAGGTATGCTAACACCAGCATTTTGCAACTTCTGAACCTCATCAGCAAgcctttcctcttcctcttccgcCTTTCGAATCTCCACCAAAGGCGGACCTGAGAGTGTTTCGATCACAAACTGATTAAACAGTGACTCTTGAATCCTATCAAAGTATGTACTCACATGAAAAGAAGAAGCTAAAACTTTAACCACTAGAGTTTTCAACAACCACACCAAAGTACCCACCAAGAAACAGACCAAAACCTTAGTCACATATTGAAGGACATCACTGTTTGTCTCTCTTTGAACTCTCTTATCAAACAGAAAATGCCATGCAATCAAAACAAGCCCTAACCAAACACAATTTTGCACAGCTTTCCTCACACCATACACAAAATAAAGAACCCTCTTTCTCAATAGGAAATTCCTTTCAATACAAAACACAGCAATCCTAATAACCCAATCAGAAACCAATCTACCACATATTAGAACAAGAATCATCACTTCCCATTTCCACAACTTAAGCTGCCACAGTTTCTTTTCCCTCAACAAAGGAACACAAAAAGTTGTTACTGATGCAccaataattaaaatcaaactcAACCATTCAAGAAGAATCCAGAGACTAAAATGTGTTTTCTTATACTCATCTGGAAAATCCTCTTCCATAAAAggatcatcttcatcatcatcaccttTCCTCCCAATCATCCCGGACAAAAGCTGACTCGATTTAGCAACCCGACCAGATCTTCTATCAGGTTCATCGGGTGGGTCCATTAATCTGGACTTAGTTTTAGTTTTCATTAACGTTGATTTTCTCTGCATGGAGAGGTTTCTCTCAAACGAAGCATTCGAGGAACACCTCAAAACCTCACAATCACCACCACCATGACCCGCCGGTGATGGAGAACGACGACGGTCGTGATTAGGGGGTTGTGGAGGCCGGGCATACTCACCCATTGAAGGCGAGTCTTTGCTGTGTCTTCTCCGAACAGGATCGTTCACCACGGCATCAATCCCATTCGAATTAGAAGCTGGTTCCTCGAAACTTACTTTCAACTCGCGTTGAATAACCGTGGGAGATTCCTCAACCGGCGTTAACTTTCCGTCAGCGCCATTACCTTCATTCTGCAGCTCTTCCATCTCCAAATCCATATCCAACAACATATCACCGGAGGCACGCTGTTTATGAAGAAATTTTCCGATTAGTTGCGACGGTGGATCCTCTAGCTTAGCTTTGTTGCGGAAATCAAAACTCTCATCACGAACATTGTCCCCGGTGTCATTCCAAAAATCGTAGCTGGATTCTCTCCAAATCTTGTTATTGGCCTGGGAAGGTTCACCGCCGTCGTCGTTGATTTTCACGACGACGTCTCCGGCCATAGGAAAAGAGCGGCTGCTGTGTTGGCGGTCGTGGAGAATAGGGAGTTGTTCGTGGTCGGAATCTGCAGAAAATTTTCTAGAATGTTTATTGTTTTGAGAAGCATAAGATTTGAAGGATTTTTTAATAGTTTGCATCACAGGGTTAAGGTATatctggaaaataaaatttaaaagaagattttaataaaataatgcatTCTAAAGTTTAGTGAAAGgtggaaaagaaaagaaagtaggTATATGGTGACCAagaaatttttctttctttctttctttctatatacTATAAAAGATATATAATGCTTTTCCTTTTTGATTTTGTAGGATTGAAGGGGTCTTTCTAGGACGATGTGAGGGGACGCGTGTACTG is from Medicago truncatula cultivar Jemalong A17 chromosome 1, MtrunA17r5.0-ANR, whole genome shotgun sequence and encodes:
- the LOC11438231 gene encoding mechanosensitive ion channel protein 6, which encodes MQTIKKSFKSYASQNNKHSRKFSADSDHEQLPILHDRQHSSRSFPMAGDVVVKINDDGGEPSQANNKIWRESSYDFWNDTGDNVRDESFDFRNKAKLEDPPSQLIGKFLHKQRASGDMLLDMDLEMEELQNEGNGADGKLTPVEESPTVIQRELKVSFEEPASNSNGIDAVVNDPVRRRHSKDSPSMGEYARPPQPPNHDRRRSPSPAGHGGGDCEVLRCSSNASFERNLSMQRKSTLMKTKTKSRLMDPPDEPDRRSGRVAKSSQLLSGMIGRKGDDDEDDPFMEEDFPDEYKKTHFSLWILLEWLSLILIIGASVTTFCVPLLREKKLWQLKLWKWEVMILVLICGRLVSDWVIRIAVFCIERNFLLRKRVLYFVYGVRKAVQNCVWLGLVLIAWHFLFDKRVQRETNSDVLQYVTKVLVCFLVGTLVWLLKTLVVKVLASSFHVSTYFDRIQESLFNQFVIETLSGPPLVEIRKAEEEEERLADEVQKLQNAGVSIPADLRASAFPNIKSGRLRSGMLQKSPVVKSGKFSMPLSKKSDDNGIGNGGGGITIDHLHKLNPNNVSAWNMKRLMNMVRHGALTTLDEQILDSSADDEHATQIRSENEAKAAAKKIFQNVARRGCRFIYPEDLMRFMREDEAIKTINLFEGASDSGKISKSALKNWVVNAFRERRALALTLNDTKTAVNKLHRMLNFLVAIIILVIWLLILEIATTKFLLFVSSQLVLVAFIFGNTCKTVFEAIIFLFVMHPFDVGDRCEIDATQMVVEEMNILTTVFLRFDNQKITIPNSVLATKAIHNFYRSPDMGDSVEFCIHVATPPEKISLMKHRIHNFIDNKKEHWYPSPFIVLKDHEQLNMVKVAIWPTHRMNFQDMGERYIRRSLLIEELMKIFRDLDIQYRLMPLDINVRALPTTSDRLPASWTTITN